AAAggaattgttattattttgtgtGGAATGGTATGTTTCTAGAACTAGAAATAAGACTTAGCATTACAGACTAGAAAGAGTCATAAAATACCAAGTTTATGAATAAACTCATATCTTTTATTGAAAGGACTTGTActtcattaaaatgtattttctctgcaATTGTCTAAGAGACCTGGGAATAACtctcctttgtttttaaattaggaTCATGAATCTTAGACAGGTAAGATGATTTGCTTTAGGTAGCCTGGTGACCGACTTGTTAAGAACTAAATATAGGACCTACTGGGACTGAGTTACCTTTTATGTGGTTAAAAATGTAAGTTTAAAGTATGTGTCAGAGatactaaacattttatttttagaaagaaaaggtaCCCTTTTCCTTCAAGCAAGTGCAGGAAAAACATGGTGATCCTTGATGAATTTCAACAGTTTGaaaacctacacacacacatacatgcacacccaCTCATGAACTtgtccgtttttttttttttttgaaatatagttggtttacagtgttgtgtcaatctctgctgtatagcaaagtgactcagttatacacagacattcttttttaatgttgttttatattatggtttatcataggatactcaacatagttccctgtgctatacagtgggaacTTTTTGCTTATCATCCTACAaaaaatagtttacatctgcaaatcccaactcccagtccttccttccccactccccttccccttggtgaccacaagtctgttctatatgtctgtgagtctagaACTTGCCCAGTTTTAATTACACCTTTTTACAGTCAGTAGGGGTATACGTGACAGTAAAGACACAGAGACTGATCATAAGAAGTAATAGAAATAAGAAGTAAAATATGATTGTTAGTCTCTTGCTTCAAATCTCTCACTGCTTCAAGGGTTCAGCCTGAACCTCTCTGCTTGGGGCCCACTTCAGGGTCtctgcatttcttctttctcGTTGGCCCCAGCCTCTCCCATCTTCAATGTGCCCATGAGTTAGTAAGCTCCAGTTCTGCTCTTCACCTCTTCCACCTcgtcatctcttttctttttttattccggCTCATCATCTTTTAATGCTTAGCTTGGATAGCTTGAAGCCTTTTCATAACTGCCCCTCACCCTGACACTGAATCATCAAATGAATCTGGGTTTTAGTTACTCTGTGTGCTTGCTTGGCATACTGCTCATAGCTCTGCCACAGCAGAGATTCCATGGTATTATAATTACATTTGTACAACATGCATAGAACATGTATACTGTGGTTGTAATCACTTGTCTGTCTCCTTCACCAGATTTGAGAGAAATGTGAGGGAACTTTAGATAATAACACTACTTTTATCTTTATACTCTTAGTGTGGAtttgaagcctggcatgggggAGGCATGCAAGAAATGTTGGCCAAGTGAATGAGAAAATGGACTAAATCCTTTGTTGACTGTGTCCTAGATTGTGTTCCATCTACCCCGTGGCTTCTAAGTTCTGTTCATTCAAAGTCGAGCTTCTAATAAACCTGTGGGATCCTCTGAGAAATTCTTCTCTGGAGACAGTGTCAGGGACAATGaggacatttaaaaacatttatttaaaggcatttgcttctcctcttccttgttcgttttctttttcacatgtaTGCTTTTGGTTCTAGCTCAATGCTTTATCAGAGTTTGACGTGTAccttaatgtatatattataatatttatatataaatatttaatatagacttatatattatctattctaatatatatatatgtaatctaaGGCTGGGAAAAATTATctgtgcaaaattaaaaaaagtaggttggtaaaatgaagtaaaatgaagTAGTAGATTAAATCATGTTTAATCAGACTTTAGCTCTAGCCCTCAGACAATCACCTGGAAAATATTGCTCTTCTGTTCATTACTGGGGTAGTGTTGTGGCAGGTAGAAGGGTATTCCTATTGCCTTATTATTAGAACTGACCACTGTAAGTTCTCTCCAAGGGAAGATGAAGTCAAAATGGTTGGTCCAGTAAATGACTCAGCTCTTAGAACTGAATACCTGCCACTTTTAATCTATAAGCCAATATATCCTTGTCCATTACAGTTGGATTGGAtgattttgttaaagatttttatacttttatttctttttcatattttaagttaATGTCATAACTGTGTTTATTAAGTTTCTGGCTCTGTTAGCACTGGGGGTTCTGTGACGTGATAGAAAGAATTGGGCTTGAAAGTCAAATAGATATACGAGGAGCTGAATCCTGgtatttttaataactttgtgACTTTGAGAATGTTGAATCACTCAtaaagcttcatttttctttttatgctgtTTTAAGGGTTACACGAGTTAATACATGTGATCTACCTGGCAAAGTGTAGGTAAGTAAATGTTTCACCCCCAAATTGTATTTGTCTGAGCAAGAGAAAAGAGGGTGAATTTAAAGATAAGCAATTTAAAGTTAGCAAGCCATGTTAGTAAGCTAGTTTTAGTCATTCCtctgagattctttttttaaatatagatcaatagaacaaaatagaaagcccagagataaatccatgcacctatggacaccttatctttgacaaaggaggcaagaatatacaatggattaaagacaatctctttaacaagtggtgctggggaaactggtcaaccacttgtaaaagaatgaaactagaatactttctaacaccatgcacaaaaataaactcaaaatggattaaagatctaaacgtaaaatcagaaaatataaaactcctagaggagaacataggcaaaacactctctgacataaatcacagcacgatcctctatgacccacctcccagaatattggaaataaaaacaaaaataaacaaatgggacctaattaaacttaaaagcttttgcaccacaaaggaaactataagcaaggtgaaaagacagccttcagaatgggagaaaataatagcaaatgaagcaactgacaaacaactaatctcaacaATAAacaagcaactcttgcagctcaattccagaaaaataaacgacccaatcaaaaaatgggccaaagaactaaatagacatttctccaaagaagacatacagatggctaacaaacacatgaaaagatgttcaacatcactcattattggagaaatgcaaatcaaaaccacagtggggtaccatttcactccagtcagaatggctgcgatccaaaagtctacaagcaataaatgctggagagggtgttgagaaaagggaaccctctcacactgttggtgggaatgcaaactagtacagccactatggagaacagtgtggagattccttaaaaaactggaaatagacctgccttatgacccagcaatcccactgctgggcatacacaccaaggaaaccagaattgaaagagacacgtgtaccccaatgttcatcgcagcactgtttataatagccaggacatggaagcaacctagatgtccatcagcagatgaatggataagaaagctgtggtacatatacacaatggagtattacgcagccattaaaaagaatacatttgaatcagttctaatgaggtggatgaaactggagcctattatacagagtgaagtaagccagaaagaaaaacaccaatacagtatactaacgcatatatatggaatttagaaagatggtaatgataaccctgtatgtgagacagcaaaagagacatagatgtatagaacaatcttttggactctgtgggagagggagagggtgggatgatttggggtaatggcattgaaacatgtataatatcatatatgaaacgagtcaccagtccaggttcgatgcaggatacagaatgcttggggctggtgcactgagatgacccagagggatggtacggggagggaggagggaggggggtccaggatggggaacacgtgcacagccgtggcagattcatgttgatgtatggcaaaaccaatacaatactgtaaagtaattaacctccaattaaaatacataaatttatatttaaaaataaaaaataaaattatcttccctttattttttttaaatgagagaaatatACCAAAAACTCTAACATAAATGAAAAACACAGCTTGCCACAGAAACAAAGTTTATTGGAAAACCatcaaaagttatttttcttctatgaaaATGCCCAATACAAGAAATGGGACCCAAGAAGCAACATGACCAAGAAAATAGAGTATGAGGTCTTATAGATTTCACTACTATTTTGATAATAGATGATCTCTATCTATCCAAACGAACCAAAGGGTTACTCAGCCaaataagcatatttaaaaaaaatttttttccatgaaaatgaaagttaggTTTTCCATATCTATGCCGTCTGATCTACATCATTATCTGATAAACTACCGAGGAAAGTAAATATCAAATAGACAGCTTCTGTGTTATTGCCAGGCACTGAGTGAGTCGGCCATTGGTCAGCAGCAGCTTGGGATGCAGGGCTCACAGCTGGGCTGAGTGTAGGTTGTGAGGTTGATGGTTTCCAGGCCTGGGGTGGGCTGGGAAGAGTTGAGCAGGAAGCAGGTGGGCACACAGGGCTGAGGAATGTGGCAAGGTGGGGGGCAGTTGTCACAGCAGGTTGGCTCCAGTAACCAGACTGTGTGTGGGCAGGTGCTGGGCAGGCAGACTCCACATCTGCAGAATTTGTCAGAGGAGCAGATGGTGGTGGCGGGGCTGGTACGGGCGTTGCAGCAGAGGGGAGCACAGCAAGCCATGGTGTTGGAAATCTGGTTTGCTTTTGGTTTCTAGAAAAGAAAGATGAGGTTTCCCGAATGAAATGTCTCTTCTCACTTTGGGACTCTTATATACTCCTCTCATTGAGTGTTGGTCCAATCAGAAGACTTCCTCTTATTTGCATTTATGCCACCCTTCCCCACTAAGATTCTCTAATCAGTTTGGTATTTACTTGTCCATTAAGAGTTCCTGAGCTTATTAGTGTAATCATGTTTTTGACTCATTGACTTGTCATTAGATAATCACTTTTATCTTTACAGGGTTCTGGAATGCCAAATCTTGCATGAATTATGGATAATGAATCCAAGTGACAAATCAGCTATAGTTTCAGAGGCTAAATTCTTCTCTTCATCCCCCccctaat
The DNA window shown above is from Bos javanicus breed banteng chromosome 19, ARS-OSU_banteng_1.0, whole genome shotgun sequence and carries:
- the LOC133231603 gene encoding keratin-associated protein 3-3-like — encoded protein: MACCAPLCCNARTSPATTICSSDKFCRCGVCLPSTCPHTVWLLEPTCCDNCPPPCHIPQPCVPTCFLLNSSQPTPGLETINLTTYTQPSCEPCIPSCC